The following are from one region of the Thermoproteus uzoniensis 768-20 genome:
- the aspS gene encoding aspartate--tRNA(Asn) ligase, with product MVPRKTHFTSEITPELNGREVVVAGWVWEIRDLGRVKFVVLRDREGFVQLTFKAGRTPDDLLSKIPQLNKEDVVVVRGIVEASKIAKSGVEVFPQEMWVVAKARPLPVDLWEGTSDLPTRLKYRAADLKSPRNLAIFTTASEILKAVREVLYRHKFVEVFTPKIIATSTEGGAELFAVLYFERVAYLAQSPQLYKEQLTASLERVFEIAPAYRAEKHNTDYHLNEFISIDGEGAFMDYNDIMDVLEEIMRSIASVVNSRRDRLEKVGIRPVLEKVDKIPRVDYDEAVERLRALGYDVKWGDDLTVEMQKALTKFYGPLYFIVNFPASLRPFYTKRIDGDPKKTESYDLILDGIEVVSGATRIHRREDLEREMRERGLDPAAFESHLSVFDWGMPPHAGFGMGFNRLLMSLLGLKNVREAVLYPRDRYRLEP from the coding sequence GTGGTCCCCCGCAAGACGCATTTTACCAGCGAGATAACGCCGGAGCTAAACGGCCGAGAAGTCGTCGTCGCCGGCTGGGTGTGGGAGATACGCGATTTGGGCAGGGTCAAGTTCGTGGTGTTGCGAGACCGAGAAGGTTTCGTGCAATTGACGTTCAAGGCCGGGAGGACGCCCGACGACCTCCTATCCAAGATTCCGCAACTCAATAAGGAGGACGTCGTTGTGGTTAGGGGCATTGTCGAGGCCAGCAAGATAGCTAAATCCGGCGTGGAGGTGTTTCCGCAGGAGATGTGGGTAGTGGCCAAGGCGAGGCCGTTGCCGGTGGATCTCTGGGAGGGGACTTCCGACCTCCCGACCAGGCTCAAGTACCGCGCCGCCGATCTCAAAAGCCCCAGAAACCTCGCCATCTTCACGACGGCGTCCGAGATTCTGAAAGCTGTTCGCGAGGTGCTGTACCGCCATAAGTTCGTCGAGGTGTTCACGCCCAAGATAATAGCGACGAGCACCGAGGGAGGCGCCGAGCTGTTCGCGGTCTTGTATTTCGAAAGAGTGGCCTATCTGGCGCAGAGCCCTCAGCTATACAAGGAGCAGCTCACTGCGTCGCTTGAAAGGGTCTTCGAGATAGCGCCCGCCTACAGGGCGGAGAAACACAACACCGACTACCACCTGAACGAGTTCATCTCCATAGACGGCGAGGGCGCCTTCATGGACTACAACGACATAATGGACGTGCTTGAGGAGATCATGCGGTCGATTGCCTCGGTGGTGAACTCCAGGCGCGACAGACTCGAGAAGGTCGGCATAAGGCCGGTCTTGGAGAAGGTCGACAAGATCCCTCGGGTGGATTACGACGAGGCGGTCGAGCGGCTGAGGGCTTTAGGATATGACGTGAAGTGGGGCGACGATCTGACCGTGGAGATGCAAAAGGCTTTGACTAAATTCTACGGCCCGCTCTATTTCATAGTAAACTTCCCGGCGTCGTTGCGCCCGTTCTATACGAAACGAATAGACGGCGATCCCAAGAAGACGGAGTCGTACGACTTGATCCTCGACGGGATAGAGGTGGTGTCCGGCGCGACGCGTATACACAGGAGGGAGGATCTGGAGAGGGAAATGCGCGAGCGGGGTCTGGACCCCGCCGCTTTCGAGAGCCACCTGTCGGTGTTCGACTGGGGCATGCCTCCTCATGCCGGCTTCGGCATGGGGTTCAACAGGCTGTTGATGTCTCTGCTGGGCTTAAAGAACGTGAGGGAGGCCGTCTTGTACCCTAGGGATAGATATCGCCTCGAGCCCTAG
- a CDS encoding protein-L-isoaspartate(D-aspartate) O-methyltransferase, whose translation MQLDFEKARRRLVEGLISEGILRSENVIEAMLKVPREEFVLPEYRLSAYVDSPLPLLGDATISAPHMVAMLCEAVRPREGMRILEVGTGSGYQAAVCAEAIKRRGKVFTIEVEWPLAVFAAQNIERLGYADVVEVYYGDGALGIPEKAPFDAILVTAAAERVPAALQDQLALGGRLVIPLEERLGQTLYLYIKSEKGWARERLAYVAFVKLKERRA comes from the coding sequence ATGCAGCTAGATTTCGAGAAGGCTAGGCGGAGGCTCGTGGAGGGGCTCATCTCTGAGGGCATATTGAGGAGCGAGAACGTGATAGAGGCCATGCTCAAAGTACCCCGAGAGGAGTTCGTGTTGCCCGAGTATAGGCTCTCCGCATATGTGGACAGCCCACTGCCTCTCCTCGGCGACGCGACCATATCGGCTCCCCACATGGTGGCGATGTTGTGCGAGGCTGTGAGGCCCCGCGAGGGCATGAGGATATTGGAGGTGGGCACAGGCTCGGGCTATCAAGCCGCCGTATGCGCCGAGGCCATCAAGAGGAGGGGAAAGGTCTTCACTATAGAGGTAGAGTGGCCGCTCGCCGTATTTGCAGCCCAGAACATAGAGCGGCTGGGCTACGCCGATGTGGTCGAAGTCTACTACGGAGACGGCGCTTTGGGAATTCCCGAAAAAGCCCCTTTTGACGCCATATTGGTCACCGCTGCGGCGGAGCGTGTGCCGGCCGCGTTGCAAGACCAGCTCGCTCTCGGCGGCCGTCTGGTAATACCGCTGGAGGAGCGGCTGGGCCAGACGCTTTACTTATATATAAAGTCCGAGAAGGGTTGGGCCAGAGAGCGGCTGGCCTATGTAGCGTTTGTCAAGCTCAAGGAGCGCCGAGCGTAA
- a CDS encoding NUDIX hydrolase codes for MPQREYPEHPLVGVGAVVFRDGHILLVKRGAPPGKGKWSIPGGLIELGETPEEAVSRELFEETGLRGAVKGLFGIYQYVEKDEVGRIRYHYILLDFIVDAEEKTPRPSTDAEDARFFALTDALRLDLTETTRDLLADLADSGPRPLTRCS; via the coding sequence GTGCCGCAACGCGAATATCCCGAGCATCCTCTCGTCGGCGTTGGCGCAGTCGTTTTCAGAGATGGGCACATTCTGCTAGTAAAGAGGGGGGCGCCGCCAGGGAAGGGCAAATGGTCCATACCCGGCGGATTGATCGAGCTCGGCGAAACTCCAGAGGAGGCAGTCAGTAGAGAGCTGTTTGAGGAGACCGGCCTAAGAGGCGCGGTGAAGGGCCTTTTCGGAATATACCAGTATGTCGAGAAGGATGAAGTGGGAAGGATTCGGTATCACTACATACTGTTGGACTTTATAGTAGATGCCGAGGAGAAGACGCCGCGGCCCAGCACAGACGCCGAGGACGCGCGCTTCTTCGCCCTCACAGACGCCTTGAGGCTGGACTTGACGGAGACCACGAGGGATCTGCTCGCCGATCTGGCCGATTCCGGTCCCAGACCGCTTACGAGATGCAGCTAG
- a CDS encoding universal stress protein, protein MKTIVVAYDGSQHAKKALETAKAMAEKFGSKIYVVHVVDTAVLSLSEAFSTPSVVKSLRESGERALREALGVIPTAESKLLEGDPPHEIAKFAKEVKADLIVVGSRGLSTIRKSLLGSVASRLVQESDVSVLVVK, encoded by the coding sequence ATGAAGACCATAGTAGTAGCATACGACGGATCTCAACATGCCAAAAAGGCTCTAGAAACTGCGAAGGCAATGGCAGAAAAGTTCGGCTCCAAGATATACGTCGTGCATGTAGTCGACACGGCAGTTTTGTCGCTCTCGGAGGCCTTCTCGACTCCGAGCGTCGTGAAAAGCCTGCGCGAAAGCGGGGAGAGGGCTCTGAGAGAGGCCCTCGGCGTGATCCCGACAGCCGAGAGCAAGTTGCTTGAGGGCGATCCGCCGCACGAGATAGCGAAATTCGCCAAGGAGGTCAAGGCGGATTTAATAGTGGTGGGGAGCAGAGGGCTTTCGACCATCCGGAAATCTCTCCTCGGGAGCGTGGCAAGCAGGTTGGTGCAGGAAAGCGACGTAAGCGTTTTGGTCGTCAAATAG